A section of the Paenibacillus odorifer genome encodes:
- the serC gene encoding 3-phosphoserine/phosphohydroxythreonine transaminase has translation MNKRAYNFNAGPAALPLTVLERAQAEFVDFRESGMSIMEMSHRGAIYESVHNEAQERLLSLLGNPKGYKVLFVQGGASTQFAMIPMNLVSEGQVGSYVMTGSWADKAYKEAKLVGGAHVAASSEDKKFLAIPELSSIKAAENAAYLHVTSNETIEGTQYAEFPDAGSIPLIADMSSDILCRPIDVNQFGMIYAGAQKNLGPSGVTVVIAKEELLAESPSNIPTIMRYSTHYKNNSLYNTPPSFSVYMVNEVLKWIEEQGGLAGIHSKNLEKSGLLYDHIDGSDGFYRGVAEQGSRSIMNVTFRMQSEELEKQFVKAAELEGFVGLKGHRSVGGLRASIYNAVPYESVKALSDFMNHFRQTQG, from the coding sequence TTGAATAAGAGAGCATACAATTTTAATGCCGGACCGGCAGCATTGCCGCTTACGGTACTGGAACGCGCACAAGCGGAGTTTGTTGATTTCCGGGAAAGTGGAATGTCTATCATGGAGATGTCGCACCGTGGTGCAATTTACGAATCCGTGCATAATGAAGCGCAGGAACGTCTGCTTTCGCTCCTCGGCAATCCGAAGGGCTATAAGGTATTGTTCGTACAAGGCGGAGCAAGCACACAGTTTGCAATGATCCCTATGAACTTGGTTTCCGAAGGCCAAGTAGGTAGCTATGTAATGACAGGTAGCTGGGCAGATAAAGCTTATAAAGAAGCCAAATTGGTAGGAGGCGCTCATGTTGCTGCTTCTTCCGAAGATAAGAAATTCTTGGCTATACCTGAATTAAGTTCGATCAAAGCTGCGGAGAATGCTGCTTACCTTCATGTTACTTCCAACGAGACCATTGAAGGAACGCAATATGCAGAATTTCCGGATGCAGGCTCGATTCCGTTAATCGCGGATATGTCTAGTGATATACTTTGCCGTCCAATCGATGTGAACCAATTCGGAATGATCTATGCCGGAGCACAAAAGAACCTTGGACCTTCAGGCGTGACTGTAGTTATCGCGAAAGAAGAATTGCTTGCAGAATCACCTTCTAACATTCCTACGATCATGCGTTACAGCACTCATTATAAGAATAACTCTCTTTACAATACACCTCCATCTTTCTCTGTATATATGGTGAACGAAGTATTAAAATGGATTGAGGAGCAAGGCGGCTTAGCTGGCATCCATTCCAAGAACCTTGAAAAATCGGGTCTGTTATATGATCACATCGATGGAAGTGACGGTTTCTACCGTGGCGTTGCAGAACAAGGCAGCCGCTCTATTATGAACGTTACCTTCCGGATGCAATCAGAAGAACTCGAAAAGCAGTTTGTCAAAGCTGCTGAACTGGAAGGTTTTGTCGGCTTAAAGGGTCACCGCAGTGTTGGGGGCTTGCGTGCTTCCATCTACAATGCTGTTCCTTACGAAAGTGTAAAAGCACTGTCCGATTTCATGAACCATTTCCGGCAAACTCAAGGTTAA